One genomic region from Anguilla rostrata isolate EN2019 chromosome 2, ASM1855537v3, whole genome shotgun sequence encodes:
- the nat9 gene encoding N-acetyltransferase 9 isoform X1, producing the protein MRINEDTLLEGKYVVLVPYNSDHVPRYHQWMGSPELQKLTASEPLTLEQEYDMQRSWREDDDKCTFIILDKQLWADPAVQEEECMVGDINIFLTDPSDPTLAELEIMIAEPNYRGKGIGKEVIRMMICYGVMKLGVRKFEAKIGLDNKISIALFKKFKFQEQSVSEVFQEMTLELTVDEDLQKWLLGDMSFMQEREYQKIRDSRQAACPPLSQ; encoded by the exons ATGAGAATAAACGAGGACACGCTGTTGGAAGGAAAGTATGTGGTATTGGTGCCTTACAATTCAGACCATGTACCCAG GTATCACCAGTGGATGGGCTCTCCTGAACTGCAGAAGCTTACTGCTTCAGAGCCACTTACCCTAGAACAGGAGTATGACATGcagaggagctggagagaggaTGATGATA AATGCACCTTCATTATCCTGGACAAGCAGCTTTGGGCTGACCCAGCGGTACAGGAAGAGGAGTGCATGGTGGGAGATATCAATATCTTCCTCACTGATCCCAGTGATCCCACCCTAGCTGAGTTAGAGATCATGATTGCAG AACCCAACTACAGAGGCAAAGGGATTGGAAAAGAGGTTATACGAATGATGATCTGCTATG GAGTCATGAAACTTGGAGTCAGAAAATTTGAAGCCAAGATCGGGCTTGACAACAAAATCAGCATTGCCTTGTTCAAGAAGTTTAAATTTCAAGAG cagtcagtcagtgaggTGTTTCAAGAGATGACACTGGAGCTGACAGTGGATGAAGATCTGCAGAAATGGCTTTTGGGTGACATGAGCTTCATGCAGGAGAGGGAGTACCAGAAGATTCGGGACAGCAGACAGGCAGCATGCCCACCCTTGAGTCAGTGA
- the nat9 gene encoding N-acetyltransferase 9 isoform X2 — translation MRINEDTLLEGKYVVLVPYNSDHVPRYHQWMGSPELQKLTASEPLTLEQEYDMQRSWREDDDKCTFIILDKQLWADPAVQEEECMVGDINIFLTDPSDPTLAELEIMIAEPNYRGKGIGKEVIRMMICYGVMKLGVRKFEAKIGLDNKISIALFKKFKFQESVSEVFQEMTLELTVDEDLQKWLLGDMSFMQEREYQKIRDSRQAACPPLSQ, via the exons ATGAGAATAAACGAGGACACGCTGTTGGAAGGAAAGTATGTGGTATTGGTGCCTTACAATTCAGACCATGTACCCAG GTATCACCAGTGGATGGGCTCTCCTGAACTGCAGAAGCTTACTGCTTCAGAGCCACTTACCCTAGAACAGGAGTATGACATGcagaggagctggagagaggaTGATGATA AATGCACCTTCATTATCCTGGACAAGCAGCTTTGGGCTGACCCAGCGGTACAGGAAGAGGAGTGCATGGTGGGAGATATCAATATCTTCCTCACTGATCCCAGTGATCCCACCCTAGCTGAGTTAGAGATCATGATTGCAG AACCCAACTACAGAGGCAAAGGGATTGGAAAAGAGGTTATACGAATGATGATCTGCTATG GAGTCATGAAACTTGGAGTCAGAAAATTTGAAGCCAAGATCGGGCTTGACAACAAAATCAGCATTGCCTTGTTCAAGAAGTTTAAATTTCAAGAG tcagtcagtgaggTGTTTCAAGAGATGACACTGGAGCTGACAGTGGATGAAGATCTGCAGAAATGGCTTTTGGGTGACATGAGCTTCATGCAGGAGAGGGAGTACCAGAAGATTCGGGACAGCAGACAGGCAGCATGCCCACCCTTGAGTCAGTGA
- the lrrc59 gene encoding leucine-rich repeat-containing protein 59 isoform X3 yields MNKGKVLNLRDKISDNEMDLSLCNLTEVPVKELAAFPKATVLDLSCNNLTTLPPEFGSLSHLVKLDLSKNQLVSLPVELGRLVSLQHLDLYNNKLTSLPTSISQLRNLKWLDLKDNPLEPTLAKVAGDCLDEKQCKQCAFRVLQHMKVLQVEVDKERERRLLKERELEKKKEAQQRAKEAREREARKREKAEEKERKRREYDAQRAARAAQERKEKEEKSAEPQQAHAVVEKAAPKTKRSLLAVTLKLLLLLLVGAAGAVAVCQLTDLRREEACTPVNALFEEALSWAQGQEVVRMILQKLSEQQP; encoded by the exons ATGAATAAAGGCAAAGTTCTAAACCTCAGAGACAAGATCAGTGACAATGAGATGGACCTTAGTCTGTGCAACTTGACGGAGGTGCCCGTCAAAGAACTG GCTGCCTTCCCTAAAGCCACAGTGCTGGACCTCTCCTGTAATAATCTCACAACCCTTCCC CCTGAGTTTGGCAGCCTGAGTCACCTAGTGAAGTTGGACCTCAGTAAAAACCAACTGGTGAGCCTACCGGTAGAATTGGGCCGCCTGGTCAGCCTGCAGCACTTGGACCTCTACAACAATAAGCTCACCTCGCTGCCTACCAGCATCTCCCAGCTCAGG AATCTGAAATGGCTGGATCTGAAGGATAACCCCCTGGAACCAACTCTGGCCAAGGTGGCGGGAGACTGTCTGGATGAGAAACAGTGCAAGCAGTGTGCATTCAGG GTTCTCCAGCACATGAAGGTCCTACAGGTAGAAGTGGACAAAGAGCGAGAGCGCCGTCTTCTTAAAGAAAGAG aactagaaaagaaaaaagaagcacaGCAGAGAGCAAAGGAGGCACGAGAAAGAGAAGCACGTAAACGAGAGAAAgcggaagagaaggagagaaagagaagagagtaTGATGCCCAGAGAGCTGCCCGTGCTGCTCAGGAacggaaagagaaagaggagaagtcAGCTGAACCTCAGCAGG CTCACGCAGTGGTGGAGAAGGCAGCCCCCAAGACCAAGCGCTCACTCCTGGCTGTGACGCtcaagctgctgctgctgttgctggtgGGTGCGGCTGGCGCTGTGGCAGTCTGTCAGCTGACTGACCTGCGTAGGGAAGAGGCCTGCACCCCCGTCAATGCGCTGTTTGAGGAGGCACTGTCTTGGGCACAGGGGCAAGAGGTGGTAAGGATGATCCTGCAGAAACTCTCTGAGCAGCAGCCGTGA
- the lrrc59 gene encoding leucine-rich repeat-containing protein 59 isoform X2, which yields MNRMNKGKVLNLRDKISDNEMDLSLCNLTEVPVKELAAFPKATVLDLSCNNLTTLPPEFGSLSHLVKLDLSKNQLVSLPVELGRLVSLQHLDLYNNKLTSLPTSISQLRNLKWLDLKDNPLEPTLAKVAGDCLDEKQCKQCAFRVLQHMKVLQVEVDKERERRLLKERELEKKKEAQQRAKEAREREARKREKAEEKERKRREYDAQRAARAAQERKEKEEKSAEPQQAHAVVEKAAPKTKRSLLAVTLKLLLLLLVGAAGAVAVCQLTDLRREEACTPVNALFEEALSWAQGQEVVRMILQKLSEQQP from the exons ATG AACAGAATGAATAAAGGCAAAGTTCTAAACCTCAGAGACAAGATCAGTGACAATGAGATGGACCTTAGTCTGTGCAACTTGACGGAGGTGCCCGTCAAAGAACTG GCTGCCTTCCCTAAAGCCACAGTGCTGGACCTCTCCTGTAATAATCTCACAACCCTTCCC CCTGAGTTTGGCAGCCTGAGTCACCTAGTGAAGTTGGACCTCAGTAAAAACCAACTGGTGAGCCTACCGGTAGAATTGGGCCGCCTGGTCAGCCTGCAGCACTTGGACCTCTACAACAATAAGCTCACCTCGCTGCCTACCAGCATCTCCCAGCTCAGG AATCTGAAATGGCTGGATCTGAAGGATAACCCCCTGGAACCAACTCTGGCCAAGGTGGCGGGAGACTGTCTGGATGAGAAACAGTGCAAGCAGTGTGCATTCAGG GTTCTCCAGCACATGAAGGTCCTACAGGTAGAAGTGGACAAAGAGCGAGAGCGCCGTCTTCTTAAAGAAAGAG aactagaaaagaaaaaagaagcacaGCAGAGAGCAAAGGAGGCACGAGAAAGAGAAGCACGTAAACGAGAGAAAgcggaagagaaggagagaaagagaagagagtaTGATGCCCAGAGAGCTGCCCGTGCTGCTCAGGAacggaaagagaaagaggagaagtcAGCTGAACCTCAGCAGG CTCACGCAGTGGTGGAGAAGGCAGCCCCCAAGACCAAGCGCTCACTCCTGGCTGTGACGCtcaagctgctgctgctgttgctggtgGGTGCGGCTGGCGCTGTGGCAGTCTGTCAGCTGACTGACCTGCGTAGGGAAGAGGCCTGCACCCCCGTCAATGCGCTGTTTGAGGAGGCACTGTCTTGGGCACAGGGGCAAGAGGTGGTAAGGATGATCCTGCAGAAACTCTCTGAGCAGCAGCCGTGA
- the lrrc59 gene encoding leucine-rich repeat-containing protein 59 isoform X1, with protein MIELKLSSEHRRGLIEEVFLNRMNKGKVLNLRDKISDNEMDLSLCNLTEVPVKELAAFPKATVLDLSCNNLTTLPPEFGSLSHLVKLDLSKNQLVSLPVELGRLVSLQHLDLYNNKLTSLPTSISQLRNLKWLDLKDNPLEPTLAKVAGDCLDEKQCKQCAFRVLQHMKVLQVEVDKERERRLLKERELEKKKEAQQRAKEAREREARKREKAEEKERKRREYDAQRAARAAQERKEKEEKSAEPQQAHAVVEKAAPKTKRSLLAVTLKLLLLLLVGAAGAVAVCQLTDLRREEACTPVNALFEEALSWAQGQEVVRMILQKLSEQQP; from the exons ATGATTGAACTGAAACTGTCCAGCGAACACAGGCGTGGACTCATTGAAGAAGTTTTTCTT AACAGAATGAATAAAGGCAAAGTTCTAAACCTCAGAGACAAGATCAGTGACAATGAGATGGACCTTAGTCTGTGCAACTTGACGGAGGTGCCCGTCAAAGAACTG GCTGCCTTCCCTAAAGCCACAGTGCTGGACCTCTCCTGTAATAATCTCACAACCCTTCCC CCTGAGTTTGGCAGCCTGAGTCACCTAGTGAAGTTGGACCTCAGTAAAAACCAACTGGTGAGCCTACCGGTAGAATTGGGCCGCCTGGTCAGCCTGCAGCACTTGGACCTCTACAACAATAAGCTCACCTCGCTGCCTACCAGCATCTCCCAGCTCAGG AATCTGAAATGGCTGGATCTGAAGGATAACCCCCTGGAACCAACTCTGGCCAAGGTGGCGGGAGACTGTCTGGATGAGAAACAGTGCAAGCAGTGTGCATTCAGG GTTCTCCAGCACATGAAGGTCCTACAGGTAGAAGTGGACAAAGAGCGAGAGCGCCGTCTTCTTAAAGAAAGAG aactagaaaagaaaaaagaagcacaGCAGAGAGCAAAGGAGGCACGAGAAAGAGAAGCACGTAAACGAGAGAAAgcggaagagaaggagagaaagagaagagagtaTGATGCCCAGAGAGCTGCCCGTGCTGCTCAGGAacggaaagagaaagaggagaagtcAGCTGAACCTCAGCAGG CTCACGCAGTGGTGGAGAAGGCAGCCCCCAAGACCAAGCGCTCACTCCTGGCTGTGACGCtcaagctgctgctgctgttgctggtgGGTGCGGCTGGCGCTGTGGCAGTCTGTCAGCTGACTGACCTGCGTAGGGAAGAGGCCTGCACCCCCGTCAATGCGCTGTTTGAGGAGGCACTGTCTTGGGCACAGGGGCAAGAGGTGGTAAGGATGATCCTGCAGAAACTCTCTGAGCAGCAGCCGTGA